TTTTTGCCCAAGTGCCAGAAAATGTGGTCAGATTGTTCAAGTTAAACAAACATACGGGGGAACTTACTGTTGCAGGAATCATTGATTATGAAGAGGAGAGAAATTATGAGATAAGCATCAAGGCCACGGATGGAGGGGGGCTCTCTGATTACTGCAAAGTCATTGTGCAGGTGGAGGACACGAATGACAATGCCCCAGAGGTGACCCTCACATCCCTCACTAATCCCTTGCCAGAAGATTCTCCCCCAGATACAGTGTTGGCCCTTTTCCGTGTCACAGACCCAGACTCTGAAGACAATGGAAGAACTTCCTGCACCATTGAGGCAAACTTGCCTTTTATGTTGAAAGCGTCTGTGAATAATTACTACCAGCTGGTGACCCAACAGCTCCTGGATCGAGAAAGAGTCTCAGAGTACAACATCACCCTCACAGCCACAGACTGGGGCTCTCCCAGGCTCACTTCAACAAGAATAATCAATGTCCAGATCTCAGATGTTAATGACAACGCTCCAGTGTTTGAAAAGTCAAAGTATGAAAtgaaaatacaagaaaataataTTCCAGGCCTTTTAATAGGATTGGTACAAGCTGATGACCTAGACACAGAGCAGAATGCCAAAGTGACCTATTCTCTTTTGCCTGGGAAGGTCAGTGATCAACCTGCAGCCTCTTACATATCCATCAACTCTGAAATTGGGAATTTGTATGCCATCCGTTCACTTGACTATGAGCAGATGAAAGATTTCCAAGTGACTGTGAGGGCTGTGGACAGCGGTTCCCCTCCCTTGAGCTCTGAAGTTGTTGTCAAAGTTGTTGTCATGGATGCAAATGATAATTCCCCATTCATTCTCTACCCTCTTCAGAATGGCACCTCCCCGTCTAATGACCTGGTTCCCCGGGGGGCGGAGGCTGGCTACCTGGTCACCAAGGTGGTGGCCGTGGACAGAGATTCTGGTCAGAACTCCTGGCTTTCCTACGAGCTCTTGAAGGCCACAGAACCAGGTCTGTTCAGTGTGGGGCCTCAAAATGGAGAAGTGAAAACCATGAGACCAATTACCAAACGAGACATCATCAAACAGAAACTTATCATTGGAGTCAGAGATAATGGTCACCCTCCCCAGTCCACCTCTGCAGCACTAAGCATTCTGCTCGTGGATGGCTTTTCTGACCCTTACATGAAAATGGTGGAGATCCCGAAGGAGGAagtggtgggggaggaagacCGAACCCTGACTATGTACCTGGTCATATGCTTGGCTgtcatctcctccatttttctgGTCTCCATGTTGGCATTTGTTGCCATCAAAATTCATAAAAGGAGGAAGTTCATAGAGAACTCTGCCCTGAATTTCCCAGTAGGACCGAATTTCCCAGAGAACTGTGGAGATGCTAATGGTGGATCCCTTTCCCGGGCTTACAATTATGAGGTGTGTTTAGCTGGTGGATCTCTGAGCAGCGAGTTCCGGTTTCTCAGGCCTCTCTTTCCTGTGATTTCTCTGGAGCCCGCTCAGTCCCAGGGAGTTCACAGGATTTCCCCTGGTCCTCAAGAAGTGCCCCGTCATGCAACAGAAGGTCAGCTCAAGAGCCAGGTGAGAATAATTAACatacaattattattaatttaatccTTTTTGCTTCAGATTAGTTTTCCACGGTTCTCAAACTCTGGGTTACCATCATAAATTGGGTCGACATTGTCCATAGGGAGGTCACATGATCAGAATAACCAGGATGAGCTTAACATAAATGCTGAATCAGATCCtttttcagtcagtcagtcttgtTTACTGAGACTGTCAGggactttccagggtctcaggcagaggcactTGCATAGCACTTCCTACCTGGCCTTTTAACTgtggatgctgggattgaacccacAACCTTCTGCGGGTCAAGGAGATGCACTGAACCATTTCCCTTCCCCATCAAAGAAAAGTTGCTAGGGACagatgtaatttttttcttttattgttgttattgttgttgctagttgtgaagttgtgtctgacccatcacgacctcatgaacaatgatcctccaggctttcctgtcctctaccattcccagaagtccatttaagcttgcaccgactgcttcagtgactccatccagccacctcattctctgtcgtccccttctattgcccttgatcgctcccagcattacgctcttctccagggagtccttccttctcatgaggtggccaaagtgtttgacAAAGGACATacaaagagccctgttggatcagaccagtgttccatcctgtctcacacagtggctaaccagttcctctgtagggccaaacaccttctcctgatgtttccttttggcactgggattcagaggtttagtgcttctggATGTGGAGTTTCTATTTATTAGCTATGACTAGTATTAttaatactctggtttctcttcagatcacataaatcttttgccttttactaTGGCTAgtattatatttaaaaatatgtctaGTAGTGAatgatagaactgttctccctACATGTGTCTTATCCCCTTTAAAGTTTCACTTCCTATTGATTGGTGACGCACTCTGCCCTTTTGTTCTTGTTATTCCAGCTGGTCTGT
This region of Paroedura picta isolate Pp20150507F chromosome 14, Ppicta_v3.0, whole genome shotgun sequence genomic DNA includes:
- the LOC143824016 gene encoding protocadherin beta-16-like isoform X8; the encoded protein is MQRSHLNRQVWSFSLFFCLAIVVCESFHYSVPEEKKSGSLVANVLKDLKVDVEELSARRAQLVSEGTKQYFQLDPQSGNLMLQNRIDREALCGQKDTCVLVSEIVLENPLQVHRIEVQIEDVNDNSPQFSKKEFCLAIPEQTPLNTQFPLESAKDADKGENTVQNYTLSLNGHFRLEVQSHSDGRKSAELVLGKQLDREENADLFLILSAIDGGTPKRTGTTNIVIHVLDNNDNVPHFQQSLYKVKLKENSQPSTLVTKVEATDRDFGSYGDITYFFAQVPENVVRLFKLNKHTGELTVAGIIDYEEERNYEISIKATDGGGLSDYCKVIVQVEDTNDNAPEVTLTSLTNPLPEDSPPDTVLALFRVTDPDSEDNGRTSCTIEANLPFMLKASVNNYYQLVTQQLLDRERVSEYNITLTATDWGSPRLTSTRIINVQISDVNDNAPVFEKSKYEMKIQENNIPGLLIGLVQADDLDTEQNAKVTYSLLPGKVSDQPAASYISINSEIGNLYAIRSLDYEQMKDFQVTVRAVDSGSPPLSSEVVVKVVVMDANDNSPFILYPLQNGTSPSNDLVPRGAEAGYLVTKVVAVDRDSGQNSWLSYELLKATEPGLFSVGPQNGEVKTMRPITKRDIIKQKLIIGVRDNGHPPQSTSAALSILLVDGFSDPYMKMVEIPKEEVVGEEDRTLTMYLVICLAVISSIFLVSMLAFVAIKIHKRRKFIENSALNFPVGPNFPENCGDANGGSLSRAYNYEVCLAGGSLSSEFRFLRPLFPVISLEPAQSQGVHRISPGPQEVPRHATEGQLKSQARGAASEDAAARPGGPGGTGNQPITANANLGQNDWLSYQ